In the Advenella kashmirensis WT001 genome, one interval contains:
- a CDS encoding SDR family NAD(P)-dependent oxidoreductase, which yields MISFDKKVAFITGGGTGIGLATAQLVADHGATIVLADIDQKALDHAVVSLAAHSDRVLCLRMDVSDATACTDAIERAAQTFGKIDFLVHCAGIYPSALVKDTSDADWLRLMNINLNSTFFLCRAVQKHLSEQGAIVLLGSLAGHRGSYSHAAYAATKGATFSFARSLAMELAPHVRVNVVSPGIIKTAMTRDLLGEKGDLLLAATPLGRHGTVNDIAGTIAFLCSPLAAFITGETIQVNGGLYMS from the coding sequence GTGATTTCGTTTGATAAAAAAGTAGCCTTCATCACCGGTGGTGGAACCGGGATTGGCCTGGCTACAGCCCAATTAGTGGCCGACCATGGTGCGACCATCGTGCTCGCAGACATTGATCAGAAGGCACTCGACCATGCCGTCGTGAGCCTGGCTGCGCATTCGGACCGAGTGCTGTGCCTGCGCATGGATGTCAGCGATGCCACCGCTTGCACCGATGCCATTGAACGCGCCGCCCAAACGTTCGGGAAGATCGATTTTCTGGTGCATTGTGCGGGCATTTATCCTAGCGCATTGGTCAAAGACACCAGCGATGCCGATTGGCTAAGGCTGATGAACATCAATCTGAACAGTACTTTTTTTCTGTGCAGAGCGGTGCAAAAGCATTTATCTGAACAAGGCGCAATCGTACTGCTAGGATCGCTCGCAGGACATCGTGGCAGCTATTCCCACGCCGCCTATGCTGCGACCAAAGGGGCTACCTTCTCTTTTGCTCGCAGCCTGGCAATGGAGCTGGCGCCCCACGTACGCGTGAACGTGGTATCGCCCGGTATTATCAAGACAGCCATGACGCGCGACCTGCTGGGAGAAAAAGGCGATCTGCTATTGGCTGCCACCCCGCTTGGTCGGCATGGTACGGTGAACGATATAGCAGGTACTATTGCATTTTTATGTTCGCCGCTCGCCGCCTTTATTACCGGCGAAACAATACAGGTCAATGGTGGTTTGTACATGTCATGA
- a CDS encoding FadR/GntR family transcriptional regulator produces MTDPHATINATATDTTSAPPGKPSLSADLAKHIAEQIERGVLAPGDRLPTEKVLVETHGVSRAVVREAIARLKSQGLVNSQRGSGAFVNEKVQSSAFRIGSISALDSQELEHILELMLSIEGTAARLAATRRTEDDLKRIRKGLIGMEYAILNDQLGDDEDYAFHLAIVQATHNPHLIALNDYLETSVRHVIRSARRNTAQLYAQRMVAVQAEHQLIFQAIEAGDAPAAAAAAEAHLRYAAERLRLYASDDVTD; encoded by the coding sequence ATGACTGACCCACACGCCACAATCAACGCAACCGCCACTGACACGACAAGCGCGCCGCCGGGCAAGCCTTCCCTGTCGGCTGACTTGGCAAAACACATTGCCGAGCAGATAGAGCGCGGCGTACTGGCGCCAGGTGATCGACTCCCTACCGAGAAAGTACTCGTGGAAACGCATGGTGTAAGCCGTGCCGTCGTACGCGAGGCAATTGCTCGGTTAAAGTCACAGGGGCTCGTGAACTCGCAACGCGGCAGCGGCGCGTTCGTCAACGAAAAAGTGCAAAGCAGTGCGTTCCGTATTGGTTCGATTAGCGCGTTAGATAGTCAAGAGCTTGAACATATCCTTGAACTCATGCTGTCCATTGAAGGTACTGCCGCCCGATTAGCCGCCACGCGCCGCACAGAAGACGATCTCAAACGTATTCGCAAAGGCTTGATCGGCATGGAATACGCCATCCTGAACGACCAACTTGGCGACGACGAGGATTATGCCTTTCATCTTGCCATTGTTCAGGCGACCCATAATCCGCATCTGATCGCGCTCAATGACTACCTGGAAACTAGCGTGCGGCACGTTATTCGCAGCGCGCGACGCAATACGGCTCAGCTCTATGCACAGCGAATGGTCGCCGTTCAAGCCGAACATCAACTCATTTTTCAGGCAATCGAAGCAGGTGATGCACCGGCCGCCGCCGCAGCCGCTGAAGCACATTTACGCTATGCGGCTGAGCGCCTGCGCCTGTATGCAAGTGATGATGTGACAGACTAA
- a CDS encoding MerR family transcriptional regulator: MNQTEIPSITALPPIPAKRYFTIGEVSELCCVKPHVLRYWEQEFTQLNPVKRRGNRRYYQHHEVLLIRKIRDLLYEQGFTISGARNRLSDGRDAQHDQDAAVRLSAQDLQYIRSELNSVMKIFDQMVAP, from the coding sequence ATGAATCAGACTGAAATACCTTCCATCACTGCGTTGCCTCCGATTCCGGCAAAGCGATACTTCACCATCGGTGAAGTATCCGAGCTGTGCTGCGTCAAGCCACATGTTCTGCGTTACTGGGAACAGGAGTTTACACAACTGAACCCGGTCAAACGCCGGGGCAACCGCCGTTACTATCAGCATCACGAAGTGCTGCTTATTCGCAAAATTCGTGATCTGCTCTATGAACAGGGGTTTACCATCAGTGGCGCGCGCAATCGCTTGAGCGACGGCCGGGATGCCCAGCACGATCAGGATGCCGCCGTTCGTCTGTCTGCGCAGGATCTGCAATATATCCGCTCGGAACTGAACAGCGTCATGAAGATTTTCGATCAAATGGTCGCACCCTGA
- a CDS encoding integration host factor subunit alpha, with translation MLEENNTLTKAELAELLFERVGLNKREAKDIVDTFFEEIRESLAKGDSVKLSGFGNFQVRDKPARPGRNPKTGEVIPISARRVVTFHASQKLKGIVEQGDEYNPDLTLID, from the coding sequence ATGTTGGAAGAAAACAATACCTTAACCAAGGCAGAGTTGGCGGAATTGCTGTTTGAGCGCGTCGGATTGAACAAACGGGAGGCCAAGGATATTGTGGATACCTTTTTCGAGGAAATCCGGGAGTCGCTCGCTAAAGGCGATTCGGTCAAGCTGTCTGGTTTTGGCAACTTTCAGGTGCGAGACAAGCCTGCAAGGCCGGGTCGCAATCCCAAGACGGGCGAGGTTATCCCAATTTCTGCCCGTCGGGTGGTTACCTTCCACGCAAGCCAGAAGCTCAAGGGGATCGTAGAGCAGGGTGATGAGTATAATCCTGATCTTACGCTCATCGATTAA
- a CDS encoding phenylalanine--tRNA ligase subunit beta-related protein — protein sequence MQFARYTEVARQPAVFRDLAIWAPVTLKLQDLLDTLENNQQDGQFLDIIKDIALFDVWKDPNSQQQERSLALRFTLQDPAATLEDTRVDQCMNAALELLVQKHGVRKR from the coding sequence ATGCAGTTCGCACGCTATACCGAAGTGGCACGACAGCCTGCTGTATTTCGCGATCTGGCCATTTGGGCGCCTGTCACGCTGAAATTGCAGGACTTGCTTGACACATTGGAGAATAATCAGCAAGATGGGCAATTCCTTGATATTATTAAGGATATTGCATTATTTGATGTCTGGAAGGATCCCAATTCGCAGCAGCAGGAGCGTAGTCTGGCCTTGCGGTTTACGTTGCAGGATCCGGCGGCAACCTTGGAAGACACACGTGTAGACCAGTGCATGAACGCAGCGCTTGAATTGCTGGTTCAAAAGCATGGCGTTCGTAAAAGATAG